AACCGGGTACCACTTGCCGCGGATTTCCACTTCGGCCCGATCGGCTGTCGCCGTCGGTACACGCGCCAGGGCAATGGATTTGCTCAGCGTAGGAGAGAAACTACCACTGGTGATCTCCCCTTCGCCAACATTGGCGATACGAACCACTTGATGAGCGCGTAAAACCCCACGTTCTTCCAGTACCAACCCGACCAGTTTGAACTGCACACCGGCGGCCAGTTCGGCTTCCAGCGCCGTGCGGCCGATGAAGTCGCGCTCGGCAGGTTCCCAGGCGATGCTCCAGGCCATGTTGGCCGCCAAGGGCGAAACGTCCTGATGGATATCCTGGCCGTACAGGTTCATGCCAGCTTCCAAACGCAGGGTGTCCCGTGCGCCGAGGCCGATGGGTGAAATACCCGCCCCCACCAGATCGTTGAAAAAACCGGGCGCCTGATCGGCGGGCAGGACAATTTCCAAGCCATCTTCACCGGTGTAACCCGTGCGGGCGATAAACCAATCGCCATCGGCCTGGCCTTCAAAAGGCTTGAGCTGGTGGATCAGGGTGCCGCGCGACTGGGTGACCAACTCGGCAATCTTCTGCCGCGCATGGGGGCCTTGGATGGCGAGCATGGCCAACTCGGGGCGCTCATGCAGTTGCACGCGGTAGCTGCCCAGTTGCGCCTGCATCCAGGCCATGTCCTGGTCACGGGTGGCGGCGTTGACTACCAGCCGGTACCCGGCTTCGGTGCGATAGACAATCATGTCGTCCACCACGCCGCCACGCTCGTTGAGCATGGCGCTGTACAACGCACGGCCACAGCCCTGCAAACGTTCGACGTCATTGGCCAACAAGTGCTGGAGCCATTCCTTGGCCTGGGAGCCGGTGACATCGATCACGGTCATATGAGATACATCGAACACCCCGCAGTCGCGTCGCACCTGATGGTGTTCTTCAACTTGCGAGCCGTAGTGCAAAGGCATATCCCAACCGCCAAAATCGACCATTTTCGCGCCGAGGGCGAGATGCAGGTCATACAGAGGCGTACGCTGTCCCATGGGTTTCTCCTTCCGGGCTTGGCGAAGGTGCGCAGCATTGCTGTTCGCGCTGAGCGCCTTGGATTACAAGGCCTGCAGCCACGCACAGCGACTCGATCCGAAGGATGGAGCGCACCGAATGCCGCGCATTGTAGCCGCAAGCCGTAGGACTGGCACCTAGCCGATTGGTCGGGCGGAACGTCGAATCAGCCCGATGACCGGCAACAGCCCCACCAACACCAGTGTCAAGGCTGGCAACGAGGCCCGTGCCCATTCACCTTCGCTGGTCATTTCAAAGATGCGTACCGCCAGGGTGTCCCAGCCAAATGGGCGCATCAGCAGGGTGGCGGGCATTTCCTTGAGCACATCGACGAACACCAACAAGGCTGCACTCAAGGTGCCGGGAAGCAAAAGCGGCAGATACACCTTGCAAAACAGTCGCGGGCCACTCACGCCAAGGCTACGCGCCGCTTCGGGCAACGACGGGCGAATGCGTGCCAGGCTGTTTTCCAGCGGCCCATAAGCCACCGCCAGAAAACGCACCAGATAGGCCAGCACCAGCGCCGACAGGCTGCCCAGCAGCAACGGTTTGCCGGCAAGCGGCACTACCAGCTCCCGGTCCAGGTAGCTGAACGCCAACATGATCGACACCGCCAGCACCGAACCCGGCAACGCATAGCCAACATTGGCCAGGCTGATACCGGAGCGAATCGCCCGGGTCGGCGCCAGGCGGTTGGCGAAGGCCAGTACCAGCGCCACGCTGACCGTGATCAGCGCCGCGATACCACCGAGGTAGAGGGTGTGGACGATCAGCCCCGAATAGCGCTCATCCAGGTCGAACCGGCCGCGCTGCCAGAACCAGGCAATCAACTGCAACAGCGGAATCACAAAGGCGCACGCAAATACTAAGCCGCACCACGTACTGGCGGCTGCCGCCTTGAACCCGCGCAAGTGGTACAGCGCCTTGCCCCGAGGCCGCTCATTACTGGGTCGGCTCGCGCCACGGGCACGCCGCTCGCCGTACAGCACCAGCATCACTACCAGCAGTAACAGGCTGGCCAGTTGGGCGGCGCTGGAAAGACTGAAAAAGCCGTACCAGGTCTTATAGATCGCGGTAGTGAAGGTATCGAAGTTGAACACCGAGACCGCACCGAAATCCGCCAGGGTTTCCATCAGCGCCAACGCCACACCCGCACCGATCGCCGGTCGTGCCATCGGCAGCGCCACACGCCAGAACGCTTGCCACGGCGATTGCCCGAGCACTCGCGCAGCTTCCATCAGGCCTTTGCCCTGCGCCAGGAATGCAGTACGCGCCAGCAGGTA
The genomic region above belongs to Pseudomonas sp. S35 and contains:
- the gcvT gene encoding glycine cleavage system aminomethyltransferase GcvT, with the protein product MGQRTPLYDLHLALGAKMVDFGGWDMPLHYGSQVEEHHQVRRDCGVFDVSHMTVIDVTGSQAKEWLQHLLANDVERLQGCGRALYSAMLNERGGVVDDMIVYRTEAGYRLVVNAATRDQDMAWMQAQLGSYRVQLHERPELAMLAIQGPHARQKIAELVTQSRGTLIHQLKPFEGQADGDWFIARTGYTGEDGLEIVLPADQAPGFFNDLVGAGISPIGLGARDTLRLEAGMNLYGQDIHQDVSPLAANMAWSIAWEPAERDFIGRTALEAELAAGVQFKLVGLVLEERGVLRAHQVVRIANVGEGEITSGSFSPTLSKSIALARVPTATADRAEVEIRGKWYPVRVVKPTFVRHGKTLI
- a CDS encoding iron ABC transporter permease, producing MAHPAQRRWYLPVFSAAALVLLPLSVLLLSWQSIDQQIWSHLWDTQMPRLLGNTLTLVLGVGVGVTLLGVSLAWLTSLCEFPGRRWLDWALMLPFAIPAYVLAFVFVGLLDFAGPVQTLLRECFGSGLRLPRVRSTSGVIIVLVLVFYPYVYLLARTAFLAQGKGLMEAARVLGQSPWQAFWRVALPMARPAIGAGVALALMETLADFGAVSVFNFDTFTTAIYKTWYGFFSLSSAAQLASLLLLVVMLVLYGERRARGASRPSNERPRGKALYHLRGFKAAAASTWCGLVFACAFVIPLLQLIAWFWQRGRFDLDERYSGLIVHTLYLGGIAALITVSVALVLAFANRLAPTRAIRSGISLANVGYALPGSVLAVSIMLAFSYLDRELVVPLAGKPLLLGSLSALVLAYLVRFLAVAYGPLENSLARIRPSLPEAARSLGVSGPRLFCKVYLPLLLPGTLSAALLVFVDVLKEMPATLLMRPFGWDTLAVRIFEMTSEGEWARASLPALTLVLVGLLPVIGLIRRSARPIG